The Leptodactylus fuscus isolate aLepFus1 chromosome 1, aLepFus1.hap2, whole genome shotgun sequence nucleotide sequence ATGGAAAGAGAAGGAGATAGAAAAGATGGAGAAGAAGATCGAGGAGAATGTTGCAAAAGCAAGACGGATAAAGATCCCACTGGAAAGGGACTGGAGAGCAGAGCTAGGAGAGATCTCCTCGGTGCAGTCCACCAAGATGTCCCGGCTCTATGTCCCCGGCATTCAACACACCCCGAAAGAGAAGCAAGTGGAGAAGCAAGCGACCAAGTACTCCGTGTCCACCTATGCCCACCAGACCTGTTTCAGCCGCAATGAAAATGAAATCAAGAGCGAGAAACTGCATATCCTGGAGGCTTCAGTGAGCAGGATGACCCCCAGGATCACCCCCAGGCCCCAGGAGATTAAACTAAAACTGGGATTATCCACAGAGAATAAAGATAGCCCATTCAACATTGCCAAACTGCTTACCCCCAACCTAGCAGCCAGCGCTGCCAGCCTGTCCAAAGCTGCAGAAGACCTGAGGAACCAAGTGCCCTCCAGAGCTGATGTCCTGGAGAAGATGCCACAGTTCACGGTGAGGGACGTAAGAGAGGCCAAACCCAAAGCACAAGGGGCTATTCACCAGGTGAGGGACGTCAGGAAGCTGCTGAAAAGCTCCTACAGCCACGACACAGGTGAGGGCAGCGACAGGGGCAGTGTCATGTCCGACCACAGCAGCTCCGACCCCAAATCTAAGCCGAGCCCGGTGTCTAAGATCTCCTCGTCCTTGTCCCCTATTGTCATCACCTGCCAGGCTGTGAAGAGCAAAGAGGAGGGGGAGAAGGACTCAGCAGACAatggcctggagaaggggctatcTCCCGCAGAGACCGTCCTGGTACATCGGGCATCGGGCAGGCTGCCGGTGGCCACCATCGCCCCCAATAAAACGGGACCCCGAATGCCGGTGGTAAAGATCGTATCCAAGGCATCTAAGTGGAAGCAGGAGAAGCCTAAGGAGCCGGAGGTGAAGCTGCCGGAGCCCAAGTCCCCGCAGTCGCAGGCGGCTCTGGAGAAGCTGACAGCCGCGGTGAAGACTATGGAGCAGCTCTACGTGTTCGACAAGAAAGAGTGGAAACGCAAGGACGAACCACAGCGAGTGAAAGGCAGCCATGTGCTCTCCATGATCGCCTGCCACGAAGGCTCCGGGGACGGCAAGCTAGCGGAACAAGTCAAGCCTGTGGCCGGAACCACCCGCAAAGCATCAGTCCCTCTGGTCAGCAAGGTGCCCGAGCCCCTGGTCCGCCGCAATTCTCACCCGGGTGTAGAGAGGACCCCCACCAAGCCCCCGCCGGCCATAGAGAACAAGGCGCCCCCCAGGACATTTCAGGTGTCCAAGTTCACAGAAGCCAAGAAGCAGGAACAGCAGGAGACCAAAGCAAGCAGCAGAGTCGGGGGCAGCAATGTCAATGTGTTCACTGTCAGTGCTGCAACAGCCAAGAGCAAGCAGCAGAGCCTGGAGAACACCCTCAATACCAGGAACACCCGACCACAGCCCCCCACCACCCTGAAGATCCCCAGCCTGTCCACCGAGGAGCCCAAGAAGACAGACGTGCAGCCCCCTACTCTGGTGCGCAAAGCCAGCGCTGACTTTGAGAACTACCTCACCATCCCAGTCAAGGCGGCCACAGAGGCAAAACCTCCAGTAAATAACCGAGAGGGCATTGGTAGTGCCAAAGAAGCCACCCCCAGCACGAAGGACAGCACCCGGGAGAACAGCAGTATCATCCGGGAAGCGGCCGCCACAGTCCGGGAGTCTGCAGCCCTCTGTACTCTGCCTCCATTCAACACCAAGACACAGTCATCCAGTCCTAAGAGCCCCATCAAAGGGCCCAGAGACTGGAGCAACAAGGTGAAGGAGGGTGTCCAGCCCACCAGGGCACCATCAGCAGGCTCCGAGCCTCAGACCCCTGATTCTGTCCCACCAGCTGCTATCTACCATCACCCACTGCCACCAGTGGCCATGGCAATGCCCAGTGCCCAGGGCCCTATCTATTACTCCCCTCCAATGACCTCAGCTACTCCAGCTGAGATGTACCCCCAGACCCAGCGAAAGATGTTGGTAGATCTAGCTACAGGACAGTATTATCTAGTGGACACTCCAGTACAACCAGTCAAAAGGAGACTCTTTGACCCAGAAACTGGACAGTATGTTGATGTTCCTGTGCCTCCTCCACCTGTTACTCCAGTGCCTCTCCATATGCCACAACTAGCCCTTAGCCCTGGTGCTTATGGACCTGCTTATATGTTTTATCCTGGGTTTTTACCCCCAACTCCAACAGCTGTTCTTCCTCCAAATGCCTTACAAACACAACTCTCCAATCCAGGCAGTGAACAGCCCTATGAAATGCCAGTGATAGATGGATCTCAGCCTGGAGATTTGGGTGTGACTGATAGTCCCTACTATTTAGCCACAGGGTCTGCAACTGCTAATTCATCAGTAGGACAAGCTTCTAATATCCGAAGAGGATCCCTAGGTTGTCCAGATGGAAAACAGGTTATCAGCATGTTAGCCCAACCTGGGCCCAGGATTGTGGCTCCTCCTTCCTTTGATGGCACCACCATGCGTTTTGTTGTGGAGCACAGATGAAAGCACAGGTAATATTGCTCTATCTCTGAATTAGATTGCTGTATCCTGTAGCTTAGGTTGTGTGGGTCTAATATGCTGTTATCATGTCTCTAATCTATACTTTAATAACATTTGTTTCATTACACTTAAAAGGGTTCCCGCAACATGGCAAATTTTCCCTATCAATCATGAGAACAGGAGTGCCTTGCACCCCAGTCTCAATGTAGCAGTACACAAAAGTGGGTATTGCCGCTCTCTTCACTTTATAGTGAAGGAGGAGATAagcagatttatatatatattttactgggAAACAGAGATTTAATGAATGAAAGTGAAGTCATAATGAATCTTTTATCATAAATACATATATCAATCTACTCaattcctcctgctctataacatactaccTGCAGAAAGAGCAGCATGTTCACTGTGACTCCCTGGAATTAAATggtgggcccattcacacggagtaaacgcgtgtgtatttcggcaaaatacatgtgtaaaaataagactcccattaacttcaatgacattttattacacgtgtaaaaaaatacgtcaaaatacacgtaataatacatgtcaaaatacacatcgaaatatacatcaaaatacatgtgtaagggctcgttcacatctgcgttgtggtgtccgtactgcaggtttccgtttcctgcataaaacagaggcaggagacggaaaactgcaggagtctctctcacccactcatttgaatgggtgagagagatgtccggccgtgagcggcggtgagcgttttatgggcGGTgagggttttataatccggacacagagtcggacatgcagtactctgtgtccggataaaaaagtccggtttcgcggcggagagcataaaacgctcaccgccgcacacagccggacccggtctgagctttccgtcttctggcatgcagaagacggaaagctcagaacggaaagaagaatgcaggtgtgaacctagcgtcaaatgtcagtgaagtcaatgggagccttatttttacacgtgtatgttttacacgtgtattttgccaaaatacacgcaaaGGGTTTTCTACCTTTGTAATATTTGTGATCTAGCCCTAGACTTCAGTGGGGCAGCGCTATAGTACCTAAACCTGCCTAAACACTTTGTAGAGCGAGTGAAcaacatggctcctgatatgtaaACATTAGATATTACGTGTTCCCTGCTGTTGGACCCCCAAagctctaatattgatggtctctcctaaggataagccatcaatattatcaAGGTGGATAACCCCCTTTATAGATAGCTTTTCATTTTATGGATAACATGATACTTTGCCCCATTCCCCTGCACCCACACCCAGGGACTGGGCAGATGTCTTAGGAatcataaatatacagtatgtctagCCAAGTTCATTTTATTTATGGATCCTTGATATACAGTATCTTCTGTGTGTATTGGATAATACATGTTTGCAAAATGTTTAGAATTGTAATTTAATGGTAGTGTATATTTGAAGTATATAAGGACTAAAATACAGAGAGAGTAAAAGGATTCATTCATGTTCAACAGTTTGTTCAGTAGAAAGGGATCTGAAAGAGAATAAAGGGTAAAGGGTTTCATATGGAAAGATCTTCTATTCTTCTCCATGtaagacccttttttttttttttgttcacttttaaTGAATGTAACagataaggttaggttcacacctgcactgggcTCCCTGTCTTTTGGGTCCACCAAGGGACTCGAATGACAGAGAGCTGGACCGTTATATTGACTATATGGGGTCTTCCAGGTATCCTTTGGGTGTCCACTGTGTTTATACTGAAACCgatagagaaaaaagtcctccatgcggtTTCTGCGGCGCAGtctcagacgcagatgtgaacctagcccaatTAGATCTACAAATCAGCATGTGAATCCAGGCAGCACCTGAGTTTACCCACTCTAGTCTACCATCTACCATGGAGAAAGATATGCCAGTTTTGGAATATggctcttaataaatttgcctacTTTTTCAGTAGTCCATGTACCAGAACATTTTTTTAATGCTATAACTTATGCCAGTCTCAGGTGTCAAATATACTAAATCCATCAGGCCATAGGAGGTCACACCTCCTTCGACTTTTTTTTGGATCCACAGCATACCATGCAGCATCCTGGtttacccactccattctagcatcagCCTACTTGCATGGTTGTcttgttttatatattatattacagtttgAATGGATTACATGCCCTagaatatgtataaaaaagtaCTATTTGCGTGTATGCATCCTGAAGTTATGAATTGACAGGGccagatggtggctcagtggttagcacttgcagcgctggagtcctggtgttcaaatcccgccaagggcaaaaagtcatatgcaaggagtttgtatgttctccccatgtttgcatggattaccatcccatgttccaaaaaagacatactgatagggaaatatgtacattgtgagctctgtgtggggctcacaatctacattaaaaaaatgaagTTATGAATTGACATTCTGTAACTTCTTGACAATTCCAAAAACTCTCCTTGAGGCTACTAATTGTCTAAGTGGTCGCCTACATTCACAATGTAACCCTTTGGTCTTTGATGCAAGGAGCCACCAGGTCGAGAGATACCACAGACTGGAAAGAGCTGTAATCAAAggacaggctgaggtcaggacaggtagaGTACTTTCAGCAGATGATCAGACCACAGGTAAGAGCAGGCACACAGATTCAGAGTCAGTCAACAGGTCAAAGGTCAGAAAACAGTTCAACACAGATAAACACATTTACAGAGCTCTAGGCTGCCACCAGTGTTTGGCAATCAGGCACCTAGCAGAGGTGAGGAGAGTAGGCTTGCACAATTTTTTGGAGGGAAGGTTAAGAAGATAAGTTTTAGGGGAGAAGGGAAGACTAACACCGCTCCAGAAGTCCCTGGACGTCACGCCAGTAGGTTTGGAGAAGGGGGCAGGTCCAGAAGAGGAGAATCTTATTGTTTCATAAGTAGGGTTGACCCTTTTTCTAACAtctgacccccacagatcactagTACTATGACAGCGCCCTAGATTTCATTGGGACAGCACTGAAGTACCTACACTCGCCCATACAGTTTTGTGTGACTATAGTATCTAAACAATACTGAGAGCTGCACTGTCTTGGTAGTAGTGATCTGctggatctgatattgatggcgaAATGAGTAAATAACTTGGGAATGCCTTACCTGTACTTTTGTTTTTCTCACATTATTCTTCACTTTCTCTCTTTACAGTAAATGTATCTGCTGATTTGGAATAAGTTCTACATCACATCAAGTTGCAAGATGTGGGACTTGCACAAAGTTTGGTGGGCCTTGTGAAAGCCTACAAGATAAGCTTTGCTCGTACGCTATGAAACAAAGCATGGTGTCCGTGATATAACTGGAGTCAGAAGAGGAGGTGGAgtaagacaagtcacagctggtggATTGTGTGAGTTTGGGTTCGTAGGCAATAGCATAGTTAGCCAAAGTTAGGCTTCCACTGGAATCCTTTGGTGGTCTTCTATTGAGTATACATTTTCATAGGCTCTTATGTTTGATTCTTTTTCTCTGTGTATTTTTGGAATATGGATTATTGCAGGAAAATATGGCTATGTTATGGAAGCTCTGTTTGCAAAGGCAttaatgctttcaatgtattcctCTCCGTTCTAGCTTTAGAAACACTGTATACTGAAGTTAGTAGGTAGGCTAACATGGCACAATCTCTAATAGCAGCTAATGTGGCTTTTCTGTACTACAGGCAGATACCTCATTCAATGACACACTTTACTACTATATTCATTTATTGCTATTACTGTCATACTTGAAGACGCACATCTGTCCCAGGAGAGTCACTGTGAGTGACATAAGTGATATCTTGTGCCTTATTTTCTGCTAATGCATATATGAGGTTCGTGTATGCAAGTGACATGTTGACTGTACTATATCACAAATAACTCTACAGCTGTTTTTATAAAAGGTCTG carries:
- the C1H4orf54 gene encoding uncharacterized protein C4orf54 homolog, giving the protein MHQQGCANDEAHYITTHEIQLCEADQDPDYPDFGLAPTTWSEPVDSAPCSFLEYASFDSQGGTPTDEDCSYYLSTASDPNPTDSLGSTELVSTFSDSETSPSSSRSSTRNRLDESTPGIAKGQILLSIKTASKAINEPSNIQSNQNSAPADAKHDPDMSYCLSTATGSKALQQHHLHPYTQATDAHRLVAIPARLQARSGVHADISSGASSAVSELDDADKEVRNLTSRAFRSLAYPYFEAINFSSSESTTSLSDQNIGINSWSTYLDWKGGSFLSQKAEKTLHQHSSTTSNFGLKKVGKDASKEQQQVYMQANKSETKAFELVVSEVAEKGANPSCSSKRIKSGSRVVTLTETLNFSSSNVKASAAGKQAGTDHAPASAGTDGVTETLPRDRAAPSLEVTKQNSSTLAEAMEGTHKSKYASKLLKNIISKKMQLEQEFKMERGELSDTSHKAALKECEGAKDKGLQRQNSKFSEAGSDFTLVSSEDLGEFFESKPATPKDMTSLDKGMMSPFETQREETICEMKKTASETMKGIFLRSQNSAFRSWKEKEIEKMEKKIEENVAKARRIKIPLERDWRAELGEISSVQSTKMSRLYVPGIQHTPKEKQVEKQATKYSVSTYAHQTCFSRNENEIKSEKLHILEASVSRMTPRITPRPQEIKLKLGLSTENKDSPFNIAKLLTPNLAASAASLSKAAEDLRNQVPSRADVLEKMPQFTVRDVREAKPKAQGAIHQVRDVRKLLKSSYSHDTGEGSDRGSVMSDHSSSDPKSKPSPVSKISSSLSPIVITCQAVKSKEEGEKDSADNGLEKGLSPAETVLVHRASGRLPVATIAPNKTGPRMPVVKIVSKASKWKQEKPKEPEVKLPEPKSPQSQAALEKLTAAVKTMEQLYVFDKKEWKRKDEPQRVKGSHVLSMIACHEGSGDGKLAEQVKPVAGTTRKASVPLVSKVPEPLVRRNSHPGVERTPTKPPPAIENKAPPRTFQVSKFTEAKKQEQQETKASSRVGGSNVNVFTVSAATAKSKQQSLENTLNTRNTRPQPPTTLKIPSLSTEEPKKTDVQPPTLVRKASADFENYLTIPVKAATEAKPPVNNREGIGSAKEATPSTKDSTRENSSIIREAAATVRESAALCTLPPFNTKTQSSSPKSPIKGPRDWSNKVKEGVQPTRAPSAGSEPQTPDSVPPAAIYHHPLPPVAMAMPSAQGPIYYSPPMTSATPAEMYPQTQRKMLVDLATGQYYLVDTPVQPVKRRLFDPETGQYVDVPVPPPPVTPVPLHMPQLALSPGAYGPAYMFYPGFLPPTPTAVLPPNALQTQLSNPGSEQPYEMPVIDGSQPGDLGVTDSPYYLATGSATANSSVGQASNIRRGSLGCPDGKQVISMLAQPGPRIVAPPSFDGTTMRFVVEHR